One genomic region from Pogona vitticeps strain Pit_001003342236 chromosome 12, PviZW2.1, whole genome shotgun sequence encodes:
- the TRIP4 gene encoding activating signal cointegrator 1 isoform X2 has translation MAMAADRELVSWCTEQLRGGFGLDVGEELIQYILSIEDQEEFREYVTDLIQGTDGKKKCFIDEFIARWQKTYQPTSDPLLLHRKKDDILEVSRLGDQTKRGRRKGRNKVEAPVYVEAEQPAEQVKTPLDLAKAQEINSSSSSAKKKAKYVSLYTKEGQDKLAVMLPGRHPCECLAQKHRLINNCLTCGRIVCEQEGSGPCLFCGTLVCTKEEQDILQRDSNKSQKLLKKLLAGIENSGKVDASGKDLLPRQEAQLKAGLEMAVKHKDKLLEYDKTSVRRTQVIDDESDYFATDSNQWLSKQEREALEKREKELRELRHASRLSRKITIDFAGRQILEEQTSMAEYHSKLDETVEAIHSGALVKPKQSLEGKCEERRVLVNPSLPEAAPVWVDQTGLLPRRKTGPPAETESEGNLERSRLRVQDREIQEISDDGWCLSLHQPWASLLVSGVKRVEGRTWYTSHRGRLWITATAKRPSPQEITELEASYRILLQKDVEFPPNYPSGCLLGCVDLIDCLSQEQFQEQGSWTRRFIREPRRG, from the exons ATGGCGATGGCGGCGGACCGGGAGCTGGTGTCGTGGTGCACGGAGCAACTGCGCGGCGGCTTCGGGCTGGATGTCGGCGAGGAGCTCATCCA ATATATATTGTCTATTGAGGATCAGGAGGAGTTTAGAGAATATGTCACTGACCTAATCCAAGGCACAGATGGCAAGAAGAAGTGCTTCATAGATGAATTCATAGCCAGGTGGCAAAAGACCTATCAGCCAACTTCTGACCCATTGCTGCTGCATCGGAAAAAAGATG ATATTTTAGAGGTTTCTCGCCTGGGAGACCAAACCAAGAGGGGAAGACGtaaaggaagaaacaaagtgGAAGCACCTGTTTATGTTGAAGCTGAACAGCCTGCAGAACAGGTGAAAACACCACTGGACTTAGCCAAG GCCCAGGAGATAAACAGTAGCAGCTCTTCCGccaagaagaaagcaaaatacgTCAGCCTGTACACAAAAGAGGGCCAGGACAAGCTGGCAGTCATGCTTCCGGGACGCCATCCTTGCGAATGCCTAGCCCAGAAGCACAGGCTTATCAACAACTGCCTGACGTGTGGCCGCATCGTCTGTGAACAGGAGGGCTCCGGACCTTGCTTGTTCTGTGGGACTCTG GTTTGTACAAAAGAAGAGCAGGACATCCTTCAGCGAGATTCCAATAAAAGCCAGAAGCTGCTGAAGAAGCTCCTGGCAG GCATTGAGAATTCGGGGAAAGTAGATGCCAGCGGAAAGGATTTGCTTCCCCGTCAGGAGGCTCAACTGAAAGCAGGGCTGGAGATGGCGGTGAAACACAAAGACAAACTGTTGGAGTATGACAAAACTAG TGTACGTCGAACTCAAGTGATCGATGACGAGTCGGATTATTTTGCTACGGATTCCAACCAGTGGCTCTCTAAGCAGGAAAGGGAAGCCCTGGAGAAGCGGGAGAAAGAGCTACGGGAGCTGCGCCACGCGTCACGGCTCTCCAGGAAGATCACTATTGACTTTGCTGGACGGCAGATCCTCGAGGAGCAAACCAGTATGGCAGAATATCACAGCAA ATTGGATGAAACAGTCGAAGCTATCCACAGTGGCGCTTTGGTCAAGCCAAAGCAGAGTCTTGAAGGGAAATGTGAAGAACGTAGAGTCCTGGTGAATCCAAGCCTGCCTGAAGCAGCCCCCGTG TGGGTAGACCAAACTGGTTTGCTCCCACGCAGAAAAACCGGCCCTCCTGCAGAGACTGAAAGCGAGGGCAACTTGGAAAGAAGCCGATTACGGGTTCAGGACCGAGAGATACAGGAGATCTCGGATGACGGCTGGTGCCTTAGCTTGCATCAGCCTTGGGCCTCCTTGCTGGTCAGTGGAGTCAAACG GGTCGAAGGCAGGACGTGGTACACATCGCATAGAGGCCGACTGTGGATCACCGCCACAGCCAAAAGGCCGTCCCCTCAGGAAATCACTGAGCTGGAGGCCTCCTACCGAATTCTGCTCCAgaaag ATGTGGAATTCCCCCCAAATTATCCCTCTGGCTGCCTCCTGGGGTGTGTGGACCTGATTGACTGCTTGTCACAAGAGCAATTTCAGGAACAG
- the TRIP4 gene encoding activating signal cointegrator 1 isoform X1 yields the protein MAMAADRELVSWCTEQLRGGFGLDVGEELIQYILSIEDQEEFREYVTDLIQGTDGKKKCFIDEFIARWQKTYQPTSDPLLLHRKKDDILEVSRLGDQTKRGRRKGRNKVEAPVYVEAEQPAEQVKTPLDLAKAQEINSSSSSAKKKAKYVSLYTKEGQDKLAVMLPGRHPCECLAQKHRLINNCLTCGRIVCEQEGSGPCLFCGTLVCTKEEQDILQRDSNKSQKLLKKLLAGIENSGKVDASGKDLLPRQEAQLKAGLEMAVKHKDKLLEYDKTSVRRTQVIDDESDYFATDSNQWLSKQEREALEKREKELRELRHASRLSRKITIDFAGRQILEEQTSMAEYHSKLDETVEAIHSGALVKPKQSLEGKCEERRVLVNPSLPEAAPVWVDQTGLLPRRKTGPPAETESEGNLERSRLRVQDREIQEISDDGWCLSLHQPWASLLVSGVKRVEGRTWYTSHRGRLWITATAKRPSPQEITELEASYRILLQKDVEFPPNYPSGCLLGCVDLIDCLSQEQFQEQYPQLSQESSSPFVFICSNPQEMVVKFPIKGKHKIWKLDSKIHQGAKKGLMRQKAARV from the exons ATGGCGATGGCGGCGGACCGGGAGCTGGTGTCGTGGTGCACGGAGCAACTGCGCGGCGGCTTCGGGCTGGATGTCGGCGAGGAGCTCATCCA ATATATATTGTCTATTGAGGATCAGGAGGAGTTTAGAGAATATGTCACTGACCTAATCCAAGGCACAGATGGCAAGAAGAAGTGCTTCATAGATGAATTCATAGCCAGGTGGCAAAAGACCTATCAGCCAACTTCTGACCCATTGCTGCTGCATCGGAAAAAAGATG ATATTTTAGAGGTTTCTCGCCTGGGAGACCAAACCAAGAGGGGAAGACGtaaaggaagaaacaaagtgGAAGCACCTGTTTATGTTGAAGCTGAACAGCCTGCAGAACAGGTGAAAACACCACTGGACTTAGCCAAG GCCCAGGAGATAAACAGTAGCAGCTCTTCCGccaagaagaaagcaaaatacgTCAGCCTGTACACAAAAGAGGGCCAGGACAAGCTGGCAGTCATGCTTCCGGGACGCCATCCTTGCGAATGCCTAGCCCAGAAGCACAGGCTTATCAACAACTGCCTGACGTGTGGCCGCATCGTCTGTGAACAGGAGGGCTCCGGACCTTGCTTGTTCTGTGGGACTCTG GTTTGTACAAAAGAAGAGCAGGACATCCTTCAGCGAGATTCCAATAAAAGCCAGAAGCTGCTGAAGAAGCTCCTGGCAG GCATTGAGAATTCGGGGAAAGTAGATGCCAGCGGAAAGGATTTGCTTCCCCGTCAGGAGGCTCAACTGAAAGCAGGGCTGGAGATGGCGGTGAAACACAAAGACAAACTGTTGGAGTATGACAAAACTAG TGTACGTCGAACTCAAGTGATCGATGACGAGTCGGATTATTTTGCTACGGATTCCAACCAGTGGCTCTCTAAGCAGGAAAGGGAAGCCCTGGAGAAGCGGGAGAAAGAGCTACGGGAGCTGCGCCACGCGTCACGGCTCTCCAGGAAGATCACTATTGACTTTGCTGGACGGCAGATCCTCGAGGAGCAAACCAGTATGGCAGAATATCACAGCAA ATTGGATGAAACAGTCGAAGCTATCCACAGTGGCGCTTTGGTCAAGCCAAAGCAGAGTCTTGAAGGGAAATGTGAAGAACGTAGAGTCCTGGTGAATCCAAGCCTGCCTGAAGCAGCCCCCGTG TGGGTAGACCAAACTGGTTTGCTCCCACGCAGAAAAACCGGCCCTCCTGCAGAGACTGAAAGCGAGGGCAACTTGGAAAGAAGCCGATTACGGGTTCAGGACCGAGAGATACAGGAGATCTCGGATGACGGCTGGTGCCTTAGCTTGCATCAGCCTTGGGCCTCCTTGCTGGTCAGTGGAGTCAAACG GGTCGAAGGCAGGACGTGGTACACATCGCATAGAGGCCGACTGTGGATCACCGCCACAGCCAAAAGGCCGTCCCCTCAGGAAATCACTGAGCTGGAGGCCTCCTACCGAATTCTGCTCCAgaaag ATGTGGAATTCCCCCCAAATTATCCCTCTGGCTGCCTCCTGGGGTGTGTGGACCTGATTGACTGCTTGTCACAAGAGCAATTTCAGGAACAG